One Tunturibacter gelidoferens genomic region harbors:
- a CDS encoding twin-arginine translocase TatA/TatE family subunit, translating into MPSFQDSAVIFFLALLLFGPKKLPELARQLGKLMAEFRRASNEFRMQMEDELRVADQEEQRKKIAAMEAAAPVKPAITSGEDTIAPPALTEASTSDVTPERIAQLTHELVEDHPHMPPPPSAPIPIATSGELNLMPPSTGLPVSNSALSPILDAIPHTPESESTAEVTASEATQHG; encoded by the coding sequence ATGCCTAGCTTTCAGGACAGCGCCGTCATCTTCTTCCTTGCCCTGCTTCTCTTCGGCCCGAAGAAGCTGCCCGAACTCGCCCGTCAACTGGGCAAGCTCATGGCCGAGTTCCGGCGTGCCTCCAACGAGTTCCGTATGCAGATGGAAGACGAGCTCCGTGTTGCTGACCAGGAAGAGCAGCGCAAGAAGATCGCCGCCATGGAGGCAGCCGCCCCCGTCAAACCCGCCATTACCTCTGGTGAAGACACCATCGCACCGCCCGCACTCACCGAGGCCTCCACCTCAGACGTAACCCCCGAACGCATCGCCCAGCTCACCCATGAGCTGGTAGAAGACCACCCCCACATGCCGCCCCCACCCTCCGCGCCTATTCCCATCGCAACCTCCGGTGAACTCAACCTCATGCCCCCGTCCACCGGCCTTCCTGTCAGCAACTCGGCCCTCTCGCCCATCCTCGACGCCATCCCTCACACACCTGAATCTGAATCGACGGCCGAAGTAACCGCCAGCGAGGCCACCCAACATGGCTGA
- a CDS encoding DUF2203 domain-containing protein translates to MSKTFTLGEAQTLLPVVEALLRKAREGQARAAEFEYEMQQLSHRIFLSGGMHVDVSVAARRRAERDKAVQLAKDTLAEIDSIGVQVKDLEEGLLDFPYVMDGRTVLLCWKLGEPAITHWHTEEEGFDGRKPLDSRFGKTERLN, encoded by the coding sequence TTGAGTAAGACGTTTACGTTGGGCGAGGCACAGACACTGTTGCCAGTGGTAGAGGCTCTGCTAAGAAAGGCTCGGGAGGGACAGGCTCGGGCCGCGGAGTTTGAGTACGAGATGCAGCAGTTGAGTCACAGGATCTTTCTGTCTGGTGGGATGCATGTGGATGTGAGTGTTGCTGCTCGGCGCCGGGCGGAACGGGATAAAGCGGTGCAGTTGGCCAAGGATACTCTGGCTGAGATCGACTCGATCGGAGTTCAGGTGAAAGATCTCGAGGAGGGCCTGCTGGACTTTCCTTACGTGATGGATGGGAGAACGGTGCTGCTTTGCTGGAAGCTGGGCGAGCCGGCGATTACTCACTGGCATACCGAGGAAGAAGGCTTCGACGGCAGAAAGCCTCTGGACTCGCGGTTTGGCAAGACAGAACGATTGAATTAG
- a CDS encoding Fur family transcriptional regulator yields MTHQRQVLYEVMKTMHGHPSPEEVYAQVKKKVPAISLATVYKNIHLFVESGVFREVSMHHGSLRVEMNDESHHHMVCSKCKAITDIGEKELGLLSKQDKLPGGFLVERYAVDVIGICAKCQQA; encoded by the coding sequence GTGACGCACCAACGGCAGGTCTTGTACGAAGTGATGAAGACAATGCATGGCCATCCGAGTCCGGAAGAGGTCTATGCGCAGGTCAAGAAGAAGGTGCCGGCTATCTCGCTGGCTACCGTTTACAAAAACATACATCTGTTTGTGGAGAGCGGTGTCTTCCGCGAAGTGAGCATGCATCACGGCTCGCTGCGCGTGGAGATGAACGATGAATCGCATCACCACATGGTGTGCTCGAAGTGTAAGGCGATTACCGACATTGGAGAAAAAGAGCTTGGGCTGTTGTCGAAACAGGACAAACTGCCCGGCGGATTTCTGGTGGAGCGGTATGCAGTGGATGTGATTGGCATTTGTGCGAAGTGCCAGCAAGCTTAG
- the aroB gene encoding 3-dehydroquinate synthase, with the protein MRYDEDTVPVIPVNTPSANYDVIIASGLLGTLYPRLSKLNPGKPFRPFVITSPNIWALWSKPFLASFKKPPTVLFHPAGESHKRLAAVESLAQQLSTAGADRDALLLAFGGGVIGDITGFLAAIYMRGIRYVQIPTTLLAQVDSSIGGKTGVNLAAGKNLIGSFHHPQAVLADTDLLRTLPPAELRAGLQESIKAGIIYDAKLFRYMEQNAEAILSTKRNADTKALTKVVAASVRVKADVVSKDEKESGLRMILNFGHTIGHAVEAATNYQQLLHGEAVAWGSIAALNVAIARKTIKPKEAERITKLILRYGPLPTFKATAEKLVALTSRDKKNRSGIRSFVLPTAIGKVEIVRNVTEPELLAATNSMLTLMRQHSVAASPMKKRNS; encoded by the coding sequence ATGCGATACGATGAAGACACAGTGCCCGTCATCCCCGTCAATACGCCCTCCGCAAACTACGACGTCATCATCGCCTCCGGCCTCCTCGGCACCCTTTACCCGCGCCTAAGCAAGCTCAACCCCGGCAAACCCTTCCGCCCCTTTGTCATCACCTCGCCCAACATCTGGGCCCTCTGGTCCAAGCCTTTCCTCGCCAGCTTCAAAAAACCGCCAACCGTCCTCTTCCATCCCGCAGGCGAATCCCACAAGCGCCTCGCCGCTGTCGAATCCCTCGCCCAGCAACTCTCCACCGCCGGAGCCGACCGCGACGCCCTCCTCCTCGCCTTCGGTGGCGGCGTCATCGGCGACATCACAGGCTTCCTCGCCGCCATCTACATGCGCGGCATCCGCTACGTCCAAATCCCCACCACCCTTCTCGCGCAGGTCGACTCCTCCATCGGCGGCAAGACCGGCGTCAACCTCGCCGCAGGCAAAAACCTCATCGGCAGCTTCCACCACCCCCAAGCCGTCCTCGCCGACACCGACCTCCTCCGCACTCTTCCCCCAGCCGAGCTCCGCGCCGGCCTCCAGGAGTCCATCAAAGCCGGAATCATCTACGACGCCAAGCTCTTCCGCTACATGGAACAGAACGCCGAAGCCATCCTCAGCACAAAACGAAACGCCGACACCAAAGCTCTGACGAAAGTAGTAGCCGCCTCAGTCCGCGTCAAAGCCGACGTCGTCAGCAAAGACGAAAAAGAGTCTGGCCTTCGCATGATCCTGAACTTCGGACACACCATCGGCCACGCCGTCGAAGCCGCCACCAACTACCAGCAGCTCCTCCACGGCGAAGCCGTAGCCTGGGGCTCGATCGCCGCGCTCAACGTAGCCATCGCACGCAAAACCATCAAGCCCAAAGAAGCCGAGCGCATCACCAAACTCATCCTCCGCTACGGCCCGCTCCCCACCTTCAAAGCCACCGCCGAAAAACTAGTCGCCCTAACCTCCCGCGACAAGAAAAATCGCAGCGGCATCCGCTCCTTCGTCCTACCCACCGCCATCGGCAAGGTAGAAATAGTCCGCAACGTAACCGAACCCGAACTCCTAGCCGCCACCAACTCCATGCTCACCCTGATGCGCCAACACTCTGTCGCGGCGAGCCCAATGAAGAAACGCAACTCATGA
- a CDS encoding catalase encodes MAEDLKSKQMTTDAGRPVGDNQNSITVGNRGPIVFEDYLLFEKMAHFNRERVPERVVHAKGSAAHGTFTCTHPDMAKYTTAKVFEKGKKTPTFLRMSTVGGEKGSADSERDPRGFALKFYTEEGNWDLVGNNTPVFFIRDPLKFSDFIHTQKRDPETNLKSPKMMWDFWSLSPESLHQVTILFSDRGTPDGYRHMNGYGSHTFSLINAKNELFYVKYHFKTKQGIKNFTREEADHMKSVDMDHSQSDLFKAIEKGDFPKWTVQIQIMPEAEAETYHINPFDLTKVWPHSDYPVIEIGELELNRNPVNYFAEVEQAAFDPKNVVPGMGFSPDKMLQGRLISYPDAHRYRIGVNYNLLPINEPKCPYSTYNRDGSMRFGENGGNGPNYEPNSFGGPTQDKKYLERPVTYNTATVGRYDHREHDGDYYTQPGNLFRLMTPDAQERLCGNIAAGLGQVETRIQDLQINHFYKCDPKYGEGVAKAIGRKIEEIVKKEELVGA; translated from the coding sequence ATGGCAGAAGACTTGAAGAGCAAGCAGATGACTACGGATGCCGGGCGACCGGTTGGCGATAACCAGAACTCCATCACGGTGGGTAATCGTGGACCGATCGTGTTTGAAGATTATTTGCTGTTTGAGAAGATGGCGCACTTCAACCGTGAGCGTGTTCCTGAGCGCGTGGTTCATGCGAAGGGTTCGGCAGCGCATGGCACCTTTACCTGTACCCATCCTGATATGGCGAAGTACACGACCGCGAAGGTGTTTGAGAAGGGTAAGAAGACACCGACTTTCCTGCGCATGTCCACCGTTGGCGGTGAAAAAGGTTCTGCTGACTCTGAGCGCGATCCGCGTGGGTTTGCGCTGAAGTTCTACACGGAAGAGGGCAACTGGGACCTGGTGGGCAACAATACGCCGGTGTTCTTCATTCGTGATCCTTTGAAGTTTTCGGACTTCATCCATACTCAGAAGCGCGATCCGGAGACAAACCTGAAGTCGCCGAAGATGATGTGGGATTTCTGGTCGCTTTCGCCGGAGAGCCTGCACCAGGTGACGATTCTGTTTTCGGATCGCGGTACTCCGGATGGCTATCGCCACATGAATGGATACGGCAGCCACACGTTTTCGCTGATCAACGCGAAGAATGAGCTGTTCTATGTGAAGTATCACTTCAAGACGAAGCAGGGGATCAAGAACTTCACTCGCGAAGAGGCCGACCATATGAAGTCGGTGGACATGGACCACTCGCAGAGTGACCTGTTCAAAGCGATCGAGAAGGGTGACTTTCCAAAGTGGACGGTGCAGATCCAGATCATGCCGGAGGCTGAAGCGGAGACTTATCACATCAATCCGTTCGACCTGACGAAGGTTTGGCCGCACTCGGACTACCCTGTGATCGAGATCGGCGAACTGGAGTTGAACCGCAACCCCGTGAACTACTTTGCTGAAGTTGAGCAGGCGGCGTTTGATCCGAAGAACGTTGTTCCGGGCATGGGCTTCTCGCCGGACAAGATGCTGCAGGGCCGTTTGATCAGCTATCCGGATGCACACCGGTATCGCATCGGGGTGAACTACAACCTGCTTCCGATCAATGAGCCGAAGTGCCCGTACAGCACGTACAACCGTGATGGCAGCATGCGCTTTGGTGAGAACGGCGGCAACGGCCCGAACTACGAGCCGAACAGCTTCGGCGGACCCACGCAGGACAAGAAGTATCTTGAGCGTCCGGTGACGTACAACACGGCGACCGTGGGACGTTACGACCATCGCGAGCATGATGGCGACTACTACACGCAGCCGGGGAACCTGTTCCGTCTGATGACGCCGGATGCGCAGGAGCGGCTGTGCGGGAATATCGCGGCCGGGCTGGGTCAGGTTGAGACACGGATCCAGGACCTGCAGATCAATCACTTCTACAAGTGCGATCCGAAGTACGGCGAAGGCGTTGCCAAGGCTATCGGACGCAAGATCGAAGAGATTGTGAAGAAGGAAGAGCTGGTTGGTGCATAA
- the nadB gene encoding L-aspartate oxidase codes for MERFDFLVIGAGIAGLSAAIRLAETGTVLVVTKEELAESNTAYAQGGIAVAMGGDEDVALHLEDTMAAGDGLVNREAAAVLVTEGPKRVEELLEWGTAFDRYPEGEKEHGGELMRTREGAHSLSRILHANGDATGKEIAVSLLRHVREAGNDGGSIELMEWTTSVDLMVEGGRVVGATLLDGEGGLRVVRAGAVLLASGGAGQVYSDTTNPAVATGDGIAMAYRAGAAVSDMEFYQFHPTAFSEPGAPRFLLSEALRGEGAYLVNAKGERFMERYHPLLELAPRDVVARAITREGMDGPVYLDMRHVASSPTARDLQTRFPGISKFLAKYRMELGRDLIPVRPAAHYLMGGVRTDVQGRTSLSGLYAAGEAACTGVHGANRLASNSLLEGLVFGALAAETMVAETSLTELDASASVVAASGGVTPEAATERWIKELRDLMWKDAGLLRDKDGLEQAKRGLVALAAAMPKGLTRRAVEARNLHVVAELIVASALGREESRGAHFRNDFPLREEVAKHSVMQEGRLEFVA; via the coding sequence ATGGAACGGTTCGACTTTTTGGTAATTGGAGCGGGGATTGCGGGGCTTAGCGCGGCGATTCGGTTGGCGGAGACGGGCACGGTGCTGGTGGTGACGAAGGAAGAGCTGGCTGAGTCGAATACGGCTTATGCGCAGGGCGGGATTGCGGTGGCGATGGGGGGCGACGAGGATGTCGCGCTGCATTTGGAAGACACGATGGCGGCTGGGGACGGGCTGGTGAATCGTGAGGCGGCGGCGGTGCTGGTGACTGAGGGGCCGAAGCGGGTGGAGGAACTGCTGGAGTGGGGGACGGCGTTCGATCGTTATCCGGAGGGCGAGAAGGAGCATGGCGGGGAGTTGATGCGGACGCGTGAGGGGGCGCACAGCCTGTCTCGGATTCTGCATGCGAATGGCGATGCGACGGGGAAGGAGATTGCTGTGTCGCTGCTGCGGCATGTGCGGGAGGCTGGCAACGATGGGGGGTCGATAGAGTTGATGGAGTGGACTACGAGTGTGGATCTGATGGTTGAGGGTGGGCGCGTAGTGGGGGCTACGCTGCTGGATGGAGAGGGTGGGCTGAGGGTGGTGCGGGCCGGGGCGGTGTTGCTGGCCAGCGGTGGGGCGGGACAGGTTTATAGCGATACGACGAACCCGGCGGTGGCTACGGGGGATGGGATCGCAATGGCTTATCGGGCTGGAGCGGCGGTGAGTGATATGGAGTTTTATCAGTTTCATCCGACTGCTTTCAGCGAGCCGGGGGCGCCGCGATTTTTGCTGAGTGAGGCGCTGCGGGGTGAGGGCGCTTACCTGGTGAATGCGAAGGGGGAGCGGTTCATGGAGCGGTATCATCCGCTGCTGGAACTGGCTCCGCGAGATGTGGTGGCGAGGGCGATTACACGGGAGGGGATGGACGGGCCGGTGTATCTGGATATGCGGCATGTGGCTTCGAGTCCGACTGCAAGAGATTTGCAGACGCGGTTTCCGGGGATCTCGAAGTTTCTGGCGAAGTATCGAATGGAGTTGGGGCGGGATCTGATTCCGGTGCGGCCTGCGGCGCATTACCTGATGGGTGGGGTAAGGACGGATGTGCAGGGAAGGACTTCGCTGTCGGGATTGTATGCGGCCGGTGAGGCGGCGTGCACGGGGGTGCATGGAGCGAATCGGCTGGCGAGCAACTCGCTGCTGGAGGGGCTGGTGTTTGGTGCGCTGGCGGCAGAGACGATGGTTGCGGAGACGTCGTTGACCGAGCTTGATGCTAGCGCTTCGGTGGTGGCTGCGAGTGGGGGTGTGACGCCTGAGGCTGCGACGGAGAGATGGATCAAGGAGCTGCGCGATCTGATGTGGAAGGATGCCGGGCTGTTGCGGGATAAGGATGGTTTGGAGCAGGCTAAGCGCGGGCTGGTTGCGTTGGCGGCGGCTATGCCTAAGGGGTTGACCCGGCGGGCAGTAGAGGCGAGGAATCTGCATGTCGTGGCGGAGTTGATCGTGGCTTCGGCGCTGGGGCGGGAGGAGAGCCGGGGAGCGCATTTCCGAAATGATTTTCCTCTGCGGGAGGAGGTTGCGAAGCACTCGGTGATGCAGGAGGGGAGGCTAGAGTTTGTTGCTTGA
- a CDS encoding PepSY domain-containing protein: MSSSHTLLKYTRLVHLYLGVFIAPALLFFAFTGALQTFSLHETARGSSYKPPAWAVTLGQVHKKQTTIVPARKFPPPDRSPDRSPDRPSNKSGDTQPEKSPSAATEPAQSLSPQSSDTPAPKPHNALPLKIFFLLVSIGLFISTISGIYISYKYIRRRGLITILLIAGVVLPVLLTVF, from the coding sequence ATGTCCTCTTCCCATACCCTTTTGAAGTACACCAGGCTCGTTCACCTCTATCTCGGTGTCTTCATTGCACCTGCCCTGCTCTTCTTCGCCTTCACCGGAGCGCTCCAGACCTTCAGCCTCCACGAAACCGCTCGCGGCAGCAGCTACAAGCCACCCGCCTGGGCCGTCACGCTGGGCCAGGTCCACAAGAAGCAGACCACAATCGTTCCAGCAAGAAAATTTCCGCCGCCGGACAGGTCTCCAGACAGATCACCAGACAGGCCTTCAAACAAAAGCGGCGACACTCAGCCTGAAAAATCCCCATCTGCCGCCACAGAGCCGGCGCAAAGCCTGTCGCCCCAATCATCGGACACACCCGCGCCAAAGCCGCACAACGCGCTGCCCCTCAAGATCTTCTTCCTTCTCGTCTCCATAGGTCTGTTCATCTCGACCATCTCAGGCATCTACATATCCTACAAATACATCCGCCGCAGAGGTCTGATCACGATCCTCCTGATCGCCGGTGTCGTTCTTCCCGTACTTCTAACCGTTTTTTAG
- a CDS encoding M28 family peptidase: MRTTKSKDLHWLLLLLVLLIPITALQAQTPSAHFSGQAAFTLTKQLLDVAPKRFNGSPGHAKAEEFLKQHFAPETAKGNFVADTFTATTPAGLQTMTNYIVKYPGKKDGIIVLASHYETNYPLRDINFYGANDGAATSALLIEIGTILRAHPPEGYSVWLVFDDGEEAVKSWSPSDSLYGTRHLAAKWSQDGTLAKIKAFLVADMIADKDLNIDYVENSTPWLLDLLKVAAKNTGHSAYIFKYREAEEDDHLPFAARGIPVLDLIDAHYGPVTDAMPDGYHHTDKDTLDKISAHSLQISGDIFLEMIRLINQRP, from the coding sequence TTGCGAACCACGAAGTCGAAGGACCTGCATTGGCTTTTGCTTTTGCTCGTCCTCCTCATCCCAATCACCGCGCTCCAGGCCCAAACGCCATCCGCCCACTTCAGCGGACAAGCCGCCTTCACCCTCACCAAGCAACTCCTCGACGTAGCCCCCAAGCGCTTCAACGGCTCCCCCGGCCACGCCAAAGCCGAAGAATTCCTCAAACAGCACTTCGCCCCCGAAACCGCCAAAGGCAACTTCGTCGCCGACACCTTCACTGCCACAACCCCCGCCGGTCTCCAGACGATGACCAACTACATCGTCAAATATCCTGGCAAAAAAGACGGCATCATCGTCCTGGCCTCTCACTACGAGACGAACTACCCCCTCCGCGATATCAACTTCTACGGAGCCAACGACGGCGCCGCCACCTCCGCCCTGCTCATCGAGATCGGCACCATCCTCCGCGCCCATCCCCCCGAAGGCTACTCCGTCTGGCTCGTCTTCGATGACGGCGAAGAGGCCGTCAAAAGCTGGAGCCCTTCCGACTCTCTCTATGGCACCCGCCACCTTGCCGCCAAGTGGTCGCAGGACGGCACCCTCGCCAAAATCAAGGCCTTCCTCGTCGCCGACATGATCGCCGACAAGGACCTCAATATCGACTACGTAGAAAACTCCACCCCATGGCTGCTCGACCTGCTAAAAGTCGCCGCCAAAAACACCGGCCACTCCGCCTACATCTTCAAGTATCGCGAAGCCGAAGAAGACGATCATCTACCTTTTGCAGCGCGCGGCATCCCCGTCCTCGATCTGATCGACGCCCACTACGGCCCCGTCACCGACGCCATGCCCGACGGCTACCACCACACCGACAAGGACACCCTCGACAAGATCAGTGCCCACTCCCTCCAGATCTCCGGCGACATCTTCCTCGAGATGATCCGTTTAATCAACCAGCGCCCGTAA
- a CDS encoding TerC/Alx family metal homeostasis membrane protein, producing MLDATPISHWIGFHLFILILLGAELLYVRHRGPSKTQSTSVAATILWIAAALAFALFLFRSMGGQSATQYLAGYAIEESLSIDNLFLFLLLFRVFKIEPANQPKALFWGVLGAILMRGAFIAAGLGLLARFEWVSYVFAAILLVAAIRLVLPGAEKPKTETPRWIAWLSRLHPVSLRQDKFFVFESGQRMITVLFLALIAIELTDVIFALDSIPAVLSITRHPFLAYTSNIMAVMGLRSLYFLLAHLLAKLRFLHFGLAGVLAFAAFKMLAVHWIEIGPLLSLATIVTILGITIVLSLLSKATNQQS from the coding sequence ATGCTCGACGCGACCCCCATCAGCCACTGGATAGGTTTTCACCTCTTCATCCTCATCCTCCTCGGGGCCGAACTACTCTACGTGCGCCACCGGGGCCCCTCCAAAACTCAATCCACCTCGGTCGCCGCCACCATCCTCTGGATCGCCGCCGCCCTCGCCTTCGCCCTCTTCCTCTTCCGCTCCATGGGCGGCCAATCCGCCACGCAATACCTCGCCGGCTACGCCATCGAAGAGTCGCTCTCCATCGACAACCTCTTCCTCTTTCTCCTCCTCTTCCGTGTCTTCAAGATCGAGCCCGCCAATCAGCCCAAAGCCCTCTTCTGGGGCGTCCTCGGCGCCATCCTCATGCGCGGAGCCTTCATCGCCGCCGGTCTCGGTCTCCTGGCCCGTTTCGAGTGGGTCAGCTACGTCTTCGCCGCGATCCTGCTCGTCGCCGCCATCCGCCTCGTACTCCCAGGCGCGGAAAAGCCAAAAACCGAAACGCCCCGCTGGATCGCCTGGCTCTCCCGCCTCCATCCCGTCAGCCTCCGTCAGGACAAGTTCTTCGTCTTCGAGAGCGGCCAACGCATGATCACCGTCCTCTTTCTGGCCTTAATCGCCATCGAACTCACAGACGTCATCTTCGCCCTCGACTCCATTCCCGCCGTCCTCTCCATCACTCGCCACCCGTTCCTCGCTTACACCTCGAACATCATGGCCGTCATGGGTCTCCGATCGCTCTACTTCCTTCTCGCTCACCTGCTCGCCAAGCTGCGTTTTCTCCACTTCGGCCTCGCCGGAGTCCTCGCCTTCGCCGCCTTCAAGATGCTCGCCGTCCACTGGATTGAGATCGGCCCTCTGCTCTCGCTTGCCACGATCGTTACCATCCTGGGAATCACCATCGTTCTGTCGCTTCTCTCGAAAGCGACCAACCAGCAATCCTGA
- the tatC gene encoding twin-arginine translocase subunit TatC, translating to MADLVDSVRAAVTDRAELPGMSLMEHLTELRKRLIHATVYLLIGFAVAYAFHERLYGFVQKPLDDLHIALNFTHPTDGLNLYLKTALLGGAILASPFILYQLWLFISPGMYANEKRYVVPFMAATIGLFLAGAWFGYHWVLPGAIKVLVLDFGKKFNPILTIEDYTQFFLAVILGLGICFELPILIFFLSLFGIVDAKFLLKHIRYAILVIFLISAIICPLPDPFSMILFASPMLVLYFLGVGVAYFVHPSRRKAKEANKAA from the coding sequence ATGGCTGACCTCGTCGACAGCGTCCGCGCAGCCGTTACCGACCGCGCCGAGCTCCCAGGCATGAGCCTGATGGAGCATCTCACCGAGCTCCGCAAGCGCCTCATCCATGCCACCGTTTATCTGCTCATTGGATTTGCCGTCGCCTACGCCTTTCACGAGCGCCTCTATGGCTTCGTCCAGAAACCCCTCGACGACCTCCATATCGCCCTCAACTTCACCCATCCCACCGATGGCCTCAACCTCTACCTCAAGACCGCCCTGCTCGGTGGAGCGATCCTCGCATCTCCCTTCATCCTCTACCAGCTGTGGCTATTCATCTCGCCCGGCATGTATGCCAACGAGAAGCGTTATGTTGTCCCGTTCATGGCTGCAACCATCGGGCTCTTCCTCGCTGGAGCATGGTTCGGCTACCACTGGGTCCTTCCCGGCGCCATCAAAGTCCTCGTCCTCGACTTCGGCAAAAAATTCAATCCTATCCTCACCATCGAGGACTACACCCAGTTCTTTCTTGCCGTAATCCTCGGCCTGGGCATCTGCTTCGAACTGCCGATCCTCATATTTTTTCTCTCCCTCTTCGGCATCGTCGACGCCAAATTCCTGCTCAAACACATCCGATACGCGATCCTCGTCATCTTCCTCATATCGGCCATCATCTGCCCGCTGCCCGATCCCTTCAGCATGATCCTCTTCGCCAGTCCCATGCTCGTGCTCTACTTCCTCGGCGTGGGTGTCGCCTATTTCGTTCACCCCTCGCGTCGCAAAGCCAAAGAGGCCAATAAAGCCGCATGA
- a CDS encoding DUF3761 domain-containing protein has protein sequence MKIAICLMAVAAGLVGTHLAVAQAAPPAGSTGMCKDGTYSTAASKQGACRGHQGVKEWYAATAPATAAATAPAAAAKTAPATAASAPAAAASTAPAAAASAPASSGGTSGKMSPSQKAAARTQAAGGGPGLVWVNTSSNVYHCYGTDFYGKTKEGAYMSEADAKAKGAHGDHGKSCTK, from the coding sequence ATGAAGATTGCAATCTGTTTGATGGCGGTTGCGGCAGGGCTGGTCGGTACACATTTGGCTGTGGCCCAGGCAGCGCCACCGGCGGGATCTACGGGGATGTGCAAGGACGGAACCTATTCGACGGCCGCGAGTAAACAGGGGGCATGTCGAGGCCACCAAGGAGTGAAGGAGTGGTATGCGGCGACGGCACCGGCTACTGCGGCTGCTACGGCACCTGCTGCTGCGGCTAAGACGGCTCCAGCTACTGCGGCTTCTGCGCCTGCTGCTGCCGCGTCCACCGCACCTGCTGCTGCGGCTTCTGCTCCGGCTTCGTCGGGCGGGACATCAGGGAAGATGTCTCCATCGCAGAAGGCGGCGGCTCGTACGCAGGCTGCGGGCGGTGGTCCCGGCCTGGTGTGGGTGAATACGTCGAGCAACGTCTACCACTGCTACGGGACGGATTTTTACGGGAAGACGAAGGAAGGGGCTTACATGTCCGAGGCCGATGCGAAGGCTAAAGGCGCGCACGGGGACCACGGAAAGAGCTGCACCAAGTAA
- the nadA gene encoding quinolinate synthase NadA gives MAENVADSCSLDNYLAQPDHTMDARIAAAREKLGKDVVLLGHHYQRDEVIRFADFTGDSYKLSKVAAETDAKYMLFCGVHFMAETADVLGRPWQQVILPDLNAGCSMADMAEIGQVEDCWDSLERAGITDEASGGLIPLTYMNSAAAIKAFCGERGGLVCTSSNARGAFEWAFARAGKILFLPDQHLGRNTAFAMGIPLNEMVVWDPYQINGGVSPDRLKAAKVILWKGHCSVHQRFLPEHVDRVRREEPGMQVIVHPECRWEVCQKADDVGSTEHIIQAIERAPEGSSFAVGTEIHLVNRLAKRFAPLGKRVITLDDSGCLCTTMYRISPQHLAWALENLIEGRVVNRIKVDDDVKQWARVALDRMLEIRI, from the coding sequence GTGGCGGAGAACGTTGCAGATTCGTGTTCCTTAGACAACTACCTTGCGCAGCCGGACCATACGATGGATGCCCGGATCGCTGCTGCTCGCGAAAAGCTCGGCAAAGACGTTGTTCTGCTGGGTCATCATTATCAGCGGGATGAGGTGATTCGATTTGCTGATTTTACCGGCGACAGCTACAAGCTTTCGAAGGTGGCGGCAGAGACGGATGCAAAGTACATGCTGTTTTGCGGCGTGCACTTTATGGCGGAGACGGCGGATGTGCTGGGGCGTCCGTGGCAGCAGGTAATTCTGCCCGATTTGAACGCAGGCTGTTCGATGGCCGATATGGCGGAGATCGGGCAGGTGGAAGACTGCTGGGATTCGCTGGAGCGCGCGGGGATTACTGATGAGGCTTCGGGTGGATTGATTCCGCTGACCTATATGAACTCGGCTGCTGCGATCAAGGCTTTCTGCGGCGAGAGGGGCGGCTTGGTGTGTACGTCTTCGAACGCTCGCGGGGCGTTTGAGTGGGCGTTTGCACGTGCGGGGAAGATCTTGTTTTTGCCGGATCAACATCTGGGACGGAACACCGCGTTTGCGATGGGGATACCGCTGAACGAGATGGTGGTCTGGGATCCTTATCAGATTAATGGTGGGGTTAGTCCGGATCGGTTGAAGGCGGCTAAGGTGATTTTGTGGAAGGGACACTGCTCGGTGCATCAGCGGTTTCTGCCGGAGCATGTCGATCGCGTGCGCCGGGAGGAGCCTGGGATGCAGGTGATTGTGCACCCGGAGTGCCGCTGGGAGGTTTGCCAGAAGGCGGATGATGTGGGTTCGACCGAACATATTATTCAGGCAATTGAGCGGGCGCCGGAGGGCTCGAGCTTTGCGGTTGGGACGGAGATTCACCTGGTGAACCGGCTGGCGAAGCGGTTTGCGCCGCTGGGCAAACGGGTGATTACGCTCGATGACTCGGGCTGCTTGTGCACAACGATGTACCGGATCTCTCCGCAGCATCTGGCGTGGGCTCTGGAAAATCTAATTGAGGGACGGGTTGTGAATCGCATCAAGGTGGACGATGATGTGAAGCAGTGGGCGCGCGTTGCGCTCGACAGGATGCTGGAGATCAGGATTTGA